DNA sequence from the Epinephelus fuscoguttatus linkage group LG2, E.fuscoguttatus.final_Chr_v1 genome:
ATGGTGGAGTGATGAAACAGCTTTTGCTCAGCAAGCAAACATTAGGCAATCTCTCACtatggacctttttcacagcagacgttttgatttgtcacagtaggaaaagcacaggtgtattcCAGAACACTGATGAGGGCTGCATTCCACTCAGGGCAGGGCCTGGTATTGTCCATGCTGGTTCACTGGAATAGCTTACTAGGACATTTAATCGttaatgttatcaatttcacctgtgcttttccctATTTAGATGGTATGGTGTGCTAGTACTGTGGGGTATCATTTACATTAGTGtactcatttcatttttttccagaaGACCCACAGCAGtgcctcaaacacacaaacattagtGAACATGTGCACACCCCGTTTTCAGGGTGCCCTGTTGATTGTTTTTAACAATTCCCTGCTTTGTTCGTAACATCACAAACAGCAGAGACAAGACTCTTCATGGTTGCATATTTGTGGGTGACACAGTGATTAAAGCATTGGGGGCTCTAACCGTGTTTACACGTGCACATACCTGAGTGCTCGAGACATTTACGCACAGCCACACCGTTATGGCGGGTGCATGTTGGTAGAAGAAGGGACACGACCATGATACTGAAGCAGCTCTGAGGACTGTCGAGCTGTAACAATTTCATATTTTCCCTCCTCACTTGTTTAACTCTGACCCAGGCTGACTCCACAGTGAGCTCAGTTTGGCGTCAGCGTGCGACGTGGCGCCTGAGCCCCTCTCGTGTTACCGACATCCTGTGATCCAATGGCAGATATCCTGTCAGAGGACGAGGCTGGGCTCTGCCTGAAACGGacgctgtgattggctgtacGTAAGGCGGCAGAAAATCCTGGTTTGGTTGCATCCCTCCCTCAGGAAAAGAGGGACAGGACTGCCTAAAACCGTTTGAGTGAGGACTGTAGGTGTTCTCAGCTGACCTGTGTGCAGGCTCAGGTGCTCCCTGCAGGTTTGGTCATTGCGCAGCTGCAGCATTGTTACACACCGCCGCcgaagagaggaggaaaggttAGTGTGTGTCGGCGGGCAGTGAAAGTGGCTCCACAGCCGCTTGCTGCATTGTAGTGTCACAGGCCTGTGTAGAAACAAATCCTCCATCTTCATCCCTCACTGATGGACGTCTTCAGCTTCGTGTGCGCTGCGCTCCTGTGCACGGTTGTGGTGCACGGTAAGCCAACGTTAAGGAAAGAGAGAGTTCTTCATGACCCAGAGCTGAGCAGGAAAGCTCATGAAGACAATAAGAGCTACCAGTACGACCATGAGGCCTTTCTTGGCAAAGAGGAGGCCAGGACATTTGACCAGCTCACCCCCGAGGAGAGCAAGGACAGGCTCGGGTAAGCGCACAATACTCTGGTGCATGAGCTGATCATAATGTCAGTCCTGGTGTTATTGTCACaggctgcttttgtttttgcaaatcaCGCACACTcactcctctgctgctggagtGTGTTGCGTGTCAAACAGTTCAGGCTAAGGacattaaacatttaacaacatGAGCAGAAGTGCCTGAGAAAGAAGTGCATGCCAGCAGAATCTACAAGGCCAGATAAAACGGTGCATTACTGCGCACtgttcgcacacacacactcccatacAGTTAATTGCCAAGCCGAAATCTTAATTATACATCGTCATTAAAGAACCATTTGTAGGTGATGAAGTTGGAGTGAAGTCGTGTGGCAGTAGACAGTCTTCATatagagctgctgctgccactggctGCAGTGTATGCTTCATGTGCTACGTGGGTCTGTTTGTGTGCCTGGGTGACAAGTTGGCACCATGTAACACACGTTGGCCTAAAAGGGCTTTCCTCCCCAAAGAAAACTCTTTCCTGTGGTGTTGAGAGTGGGAGGACTCATGTAACATCACAACGTGGCAACCTACTCTAAGAATACACCCCAGCTGCATTCTTCACTAAAATGGGTTTTCCTGCTCCTCCCTAACAGAGCAGTCTCACACTGAAGCCACGTCCCTTGTAGTAAAAGTGGTACtaccaaatatttatttatttgttctgtCTCCTGCCCGCTGGTAAGAATAGTAGCCCAGTGTGTTGAGGTGAGACAGTGCAAATATTTGACTTGTGTCAGCCGtccttgaaaataaaataaagtcccTCTATTGGATTTTTACCATCATGTTTGGGTATTAAACATAATGAAACGTGCCTTGTCTTTATCCTCTTGTCTTACAGTAAAATTGTGGATCGGATAGACAGCAACGCTGATGGCTACATCACCACAGCCGAACTCAAGACTTGGATAAAGCGTGTGCAGAAGCGCTACGTGTATGAGAATGTGGCAAAGGTGTGGACAGATTATGACCTgaacaaagacaacaagatTTCATGGGATGAATACAAGCAAGCCACATACGGATACTACCTCGGTATGTGTGTTTTGATGGTTTGGGATTGATATGTCTTATTTGTTTACGTAGAATACACTAtttaaagtccagtgtgtaggatttagggggatataatGGCAGAAACAATATAtaatatactgtaaaacttcaattagtagcctggGCTACTATTTGttgaaatcactgaaatcaacgggcctttatttgggacaggcctttaattcctttcataCAAACTGTTGCTCTGCAAAGATGGGGATATGctatcaaattgtttatttaaaccagtttgaatattacttgtttaaaaattaggcttcagataatatatcagtttGATCTAGCcctgacagacagcacatcagagagagagtgagttatGGCACTTGAGGATTACGGCACTCGACATACTGATACatcaccactttatcctgttaaaacaataatcacaacttggattcatttttatgaaaacccCTTtagattcttttgatctgaggacctttaccgactaaaggaatatgaataacttacagggtaatcgaggaatggacacataatttgaggcaGCCAACAACCCacttttatacatctgaagaacttctataaaaagaaaatgcactgcttggcaaccagaccagacATCTAATtaagacaggcctttatttgtcaaaatgtgcgGCCACaacaggctagtaaaagggacttggtgtttaattgggactaggcttttaatggAAGTTTTTGGgtagtaagtatgttttctttagtgttaaatcacctgaaaataagaatcacaaCAAGCCTTTTACTGGTCAAGATCACCGGGTCTGCtttttgtggagaaaaagagacctctgcagataatttggctcagagtaaaaacctcctaaacttTTAGATCAGAAATAAGAAGAGAACACAtgaagttatcagaggaaaaaaggtgagcacacattagcaggcgATGGGCCAAAAGCatgggagaaacactgatttgtaaggTGAAACTtctttagtcagtgtttttactattTAAATCGCCTAgtccatttattttggagaggaagagacctctgcggataattcagctcccagtaaaaatctCAGaggaacactgaaggaattctaacctggagaagtttcagcttgttACAAACGTCACCGCTTGACGCCATTAAATCCCCgaaaatcttacacacttctCCTTTAAAGTAAGTATTGCTACACATGACAGTAACCTGATTTAATTCTCCACTTTAGCCAACCCGGAGGAGTTTGAGGAAGCAACAGACCAGTTCAGCTTCAAGAAGATGCTCCCTCGTGACGAGAGGAGGTTTAAAACAGCTGATATGGACGGGGACCTggcagcagacagagaggagttCACATCCTTCCTCCACCCTGAGGAGTTTGAACACATGAGGGACATTGTGGTTCTGGTAAGCCCTCTGTAACCTCATGGTAATTAAGTATGATTAGAAAGGGGCTgtg
Encoded proteins:
- the rcn1 gene encoding reticulocalbin-1 yields the protein MDVFSFVCAALLCTVVVHGKPTLRKERVLHDPELSRKAHEDNKSYQYDHEAFLGKEEARTFDQLTPEESKDRLGKIVDRIDSNADGYITTAELKTWIKRVQKRYVYENVAKVWTDYDLNKDNKISWDEYKQATYGYYLANPEEFEEATDQFSFKKMLPRDERRFKTADMDGDLAADREEFTSFLHPEEFEHMRDIVVLETLEDIDKNGDGHVDEDEYIADMFAHEEGGPEPDWVKTEREQFSDFRDLNKDGKMDQDEIRHWIMPQDYDHAQAEARHLVYESDQDKDQMLTKDEILENWNMFVGSQATNYGEDLTKNHDEL